From Cellulomonas oligotrophica, a single genomic window includes:
- a CDS encoding DNA-3-methyladenine glycosylase, with amino-acid sequence MNAVQPEPAGDDAAAPGVGRVPARTWFSRDVLTVARDLLGAFVSAHGPDGTVTVRLTEVEAYGGDDDPASHAFRGRNARNAAMFAEPGRLYVYRHLGLHHCVNVVTQPAGSASAVLLRAGEVVEGKDLAWERRARAGTVDNERQLARGPARLAVCLGLDVAANGQDVTEPGGAVVVHLRETDTVLPPVVSGARVGVSGAGGDVATYPWRLWFTGERTVSAFRPGYRSPTSADAPRGATASA; translated from the coding sequence GTGAACGCCGTGCAGCCCGAGCCCGCAGGCGACGACGCCGCGGCCCCCGGCGTCGGGCGTGTCCCTGCGCGCACGTGGTTCTCCCGCGACGTCCTGACCGTCGCCCGTGACCTGCTCGGGGCCTTCGTGTCCGCGCACGGGCCGGACGGCACGGTGACGGTGCGCCTGACCGAGGTCGAGGCGTACGGCGGCGACGACGACCCGGCCTCCCACGCGTTCCGGGGCCGCAACGCACGCAACGCGGCGATGTTCGCCGAGCCCGGGCGCCTGTACGTCTACCGGCACCTCGGCCTGCACCACTGCGTGAACGTGGTGACGCAGCCCGCCGGCTCGGCGTCGGCCGTGCTGCTGCGGGCGGGCGAGGTCGTCGAGGGCAAGGACCTGGCCTGGGAGCGCCGGGCCCGTGCCGGCACGGTGGACAACGAGCGCCAGCTGGCCCGCGGACCGGCCCGGCTGGCGGTGTGCCTCGGCCTCGACGTCGCCGCGAACGGTCAGGACGTGACCGAGCCGGGCGGCGCGGTCGTCGTGCACCTGCGCGAGACCGACACGGTCCTGCCGCCCGTGGTGAGCGGCGCCCGCGTCGGTGTCTCGGGTGCGGGCGGCGACGTGGCGACGTACCCGTGGCGGCTGTGGTTCACCGGTGAGCGCACGGTGTCCGCGTTCCGCCCCGGCTATCGCTCGCCGACGTCGGCAGACGCCCCGCGCGGGGCGACGGCGTCGGCCTGA
- the tyrS gene encoding tyrosine--tRNA ligase: MTDVLDELAWRGLLSQHTDLDALRADLAAGPVPLYCGFDPTAPSLHIGNLVQILTVRRLQDAGHRPFALVGGATGLIGDPKMAGERTLNAPDVVAGWVERIRAQIAPLLRFDGPNAATMVNNLDWTAGLSAIDFLRDVGKHYRLGTMLAKDTVARRLHSEQGISFTEFSYQILQGMDFLELNRRHGVRLQTGGNDQWGNLLSGVELVRKVEGRAVHALTTPLITKADGTKFGKTETGTVWLDPELTTPYAFFQFWLNADDADVVRYLKVFTFRSREEIADLEAAVQARPAAREAQRALAHDVTSLVHGTAAADAVVAASQALFGRGSLADLDPSTFAAAVSELPTAPGRPGDLVVDLLAASGVVASKGAARRAVAEGGASLNNVRVSAEDATLGADDLLHGRWALLRRGKRTLAVVDTHAAPAGAAPAGG, translated from the coding sequence GTGACCGACGTCCTCGACGAGCTGGCCTGGCGCGGCCTGCTGTCCCAGCACACCGACCTCGACGCGCTGCGCGCGGACCTCGCGGCCGGCCCGGTGCCGCTGTACTGCGGCTTCGACCCCACCGCGCCGAGCCTGCACATCGGCAACCTCGTCCAGATCCTCACGGTGCGCCGGCTGCAGGACGCGGGCCACCGCCCGTTCGCCCTCGTCGGCGGCGCGACCGGCCTCATCGGCGACCCGAAGATGGCGGGGGAGCGGACCCTGAACGCGCCCGACGTGGTGGCGGGCTGGGTCGAGCGCATCCGCGCGCAGATCGCCCCGCTGCTGCGCTTCGACGGGCCGAACGCCGCGACGATGGTGAACAACCTCGACTGGACGGCGGGACTGTCGGCGATCGACTTCCTGCGCGACGTCGGCAAGCACTACCGCCTGGGCACGATGCTCGCCAAGGACACCGTCGCGCGGCGGCTGCACAGCGAGCAGGGGATCAGCTTCACGGAGTTCAGCTACCAGATCCTGCAGGGCATGGACTTCCTCGAGCTGAACCGCCGGCACGGCGTGCGCCTGCAGACGGGCGGCAACGACCAGTGGGGGAACCTGCTCTCGGGCGTGGAGCTGGTCCGCAAGGTCGAGGGCCGGGCGGTGCACGCGCTGACCACGCCGCTGATCACCAAGGCCGACGGCACGAAGTTCGGCAAGACCGAGACGGGCACGGTCTGGCTCGACCCCGAGCTGACCACGCCCTACGCGTTCTTCCAGTTCTGGCTCAACGCCGACGACGCGGACGTGGTGCGCTACCTCAAGGTGTTCACGTTCCGCTCGCGCGAGGAGATCGCCGACCTGGAGGCCGCGGTGCAGGCGCGCCCCGCGGCACGCGAGGCGCAGCGCGCGCTGGCGCACGACGTCACGTCGCTGGTGCACGGCACCGCTGCAGCTGACGCGGTGGTGGCGGCGAGCCAGGCGCTGTTCGGCCGCGGGTCGCTGGCCGACCTGGACCCGTCGACGTTCGCGGCGGCGGTCTCCGAGCTCCCGACCGCGCCGGGGCGCCCGGGCGACCTCGTCGTGGACCTGCTCGCCGCGTCCGGCGTGGTGGCGTCCAAGGGTGCCGCCCGACGCGCCGTGGCGGAGGGCGGTGCGTCGCTGAACAACGTGAGGGTGAGTGCGGAGGACGCGACGCTGGGCGCCGACGACCTCCTGCACGGCCGATGGGCCCTCCTGCGTCGCGGCAAGCGCACGCTGGCGGTCGTCGACACCCACGCAGCCCCCGCCGGGGCCGCCCCCGCCGGGGGCTGA
- a CDS encoding TlyA family RNA methyltransferase translates to MSARLDVELVRRGLARSRAHAARLVAEGRVRVAATPARRPSAAVGPEEVLEVVADTEDPGYASRAAHKLDVALESFVAHGVSPAGRRCLDVGASTGGFTDVLLRRGAAHVVAVDVGHDQMVPRLRADARVEVREGVNARSLRAGDVDPAPDLVVGDLSFISLRLVLGALLDVCAPGADLVLLVKPQFEVGRERLGPQGVVRDPELWRRAVADVCADAAARGATVRDVQVSALPGVHGNVEFVLLLRAPGPPVTTGPSPAADVTGDAGTPTSPVPGMIEAAVAAAREGSRDVGHGRPRRARATVSRAGRS, encoded by the coding sequence GTGAGCGCCCGCCTGGACGTCGAGCTGGTCCGTCGTGGTCTGGCCCGCTCGCGGGCGCACGCCGCCCGCCTGGTCGCCGAGGGGCGGGTCCGCGTCGCCGCGACCCCCGCCCGTCGTCCGTCCGCAGCGGTCGGCCCGGAGGAGGTCCTGGAGGTCGTCGCCGACACCGAGGACCCCGGGTACGCCTCGCGCGCGGCGCACAAGCTCGACGTCGCCCTCGAGTCGTTCGTGGCGCACGGGGTCTCCCCGGCGGGCCGGCGGTGCCTGGACGTCGGCGCCAGCACGGGCGGGTTCACGGACGTGCTGCTGCGACGGGGGGCCGCGCACGTCGTGGCCGTCGACGTCGGGCACGACCAGATGGTCCCGCGCCTGCGCGCGGACGCCCGCGTCGAGGTCCGCGAGGGCGTCAACGCGCGGTCCCTGCGCGCCGGTGACGTGGACCCCGCGCCCGACCTCGTCGTGGGTGACCTGTCGTTCATCTCGTTGCGTCTGGTCCTCGGCGCCCTCCTCGACGTCTGCGCGCCCGGGGCGGACCTCGTGCTGCTGGTCAAGCCGCAGTTCGAGGTCGGACGGGAGCGGCTCGGGCCGCAGGGTGTCGTGCGTGATCCCGAGCTGTGGCGCCGGGCGGTGGCCGACGTCTGCGCCGACGCGGCCGCCCGTGGCGCGACCGTGCGCGACGTGCAGGTCAGCGCGCTGCCCGGCGTGCACGGCAACGTCGAGTTCGTGCTGCTGCTGCGCGCGCCCGGACCGCCGGTCACGACCGGCCCCTCGCCGGCCGCCGACGTGACCGGCGACGCCGGCACGCCCACGTCACCGGTGCCCGGCATGATCGAGGCGGCGGTCGCGGCCGCCCGCGAGGGCAGCCGCGACGTCGGGCACGGTCGACCCCGCCGGGCGCGCGCGACGGTCTCCCGGGCGGGCCGGTCGTGA
- a CDS encoding NAD kinase: MTRRALVVRHTGRPEAQEAYETVVDALRAAGVEAVVASPDGPREPLPDFELAIVLGGDGTLLRAAELTRGTDVPLLGVNLGHVGFLAEIEPADVGTAVQRLAAGDYVVEERATLDVRVIDPDGPVRTGWALNEAALEKTDPARMIEVVLEVDGRPLSAFGCDGVVAASSTGSTAHAFSAGGPVVWPDVDAMILVPLAAHALFARPLVLGRASTLAVEVVDRSPSASVLTCDGRRQLSVPRGARVEVQVSGTPVRFARLNPAPFVTRLVHKFDLPVVGWRGSTDDPPRADPRHDARRDDATRGDATQHGGPHPGPQTHDGREDGGER, encoded by the coding sequence GTGACGCGCCGTGCGCTGGTGGTGCGTCACACCGGGCGCCCCGAGGCGCAGGAGGCGTACGAGACCGTGGTCGATGCGCTGCGTGCCGCCGGTGTCGAGGCCGTGGTGGCGTCGCCCGACGGCCCGCGCGAGCCGCTGCCCGACTTCGAGCTCGCGATCGTGCTCGGGGGGGACGGGACGCTGCTGCGCGCCGCCGAGCTGACGCGCGGGACCGACGTGCCCCTCCTCGGGGTCAACCTCGGCCACGTCGGCTTCCTCGCCGAGATCGAGCCGGCCGACGTCGGCACCGCCGTCCAGCGCCTGGCCGCCGGCGACTACGTCGTGGAGGAGCGCGCGACGCTGGACGTGCGCGTCATCGACCCCGACGGCCCGGTCCGCACCGGCTGGGCGCTCAACGAGGCCGCGCTGGAGAAGACGGACCCCGCCCGCATGATCGAGGTCGTCCTCGAGGTCGACGGGCGACCGCTGTCCGCGTTCGGCTGCGACGGCGTCGTGGCGGCGTCCTCGACGGGCTCGACGGCGCACGCCTTCTCCGCGGGCGGTCCGGTGGTGTGGCCCGACGTGGACGCGATGATCCTCGTGCCGCTCGCGGCGCACGCGCTCTTCGCGCGGCCGCTCGTGCTCGGGCGTGCGAGCACCCTCGCCGTCGAGGTCGTCGACCGTTCCCCGTCCGCGTCGGTCCTGACGTGCGACGGTCGACGCCAGCTCTCCGTGCCGCGCGGCGCTCGGGTGGAGGTGCAGGTCAGCGGGACGCCGGTGCGTTTCGCCCGGCTCAACCCGGCGCCGTTCGTGACCCGCCTCGTGCACAAGTTCGACCTGCCGGTCGTCGGGTGGCGCGGCAGCACGGACGACCCACCTCGAGCCGACCCGCGCCACGACGCACGACGCGACGACGCGACGCGCGGCGACGCGACGCAGCACGGCGGGCCCCACCCCGGCCCGCAGACGCATGACGGACGAGAGGACGGTGGCGAGCGGTGA
- the recN gene encoding DNA repair protein RecN translates to MIEEIRIDDLGVIGRAQVRLAPGLTVLTGETGAGKTMVLTALSLLLGGRADPATVRTGAPSAAVEGRLAVPDDAPALERAREAGAEVDDDGTLVVLRTVTASTSEQSGRSRAFLGGRSVPQGVLAEIADELVTVHGQAEQMRLRSPSRQRAALDAFAGTDHAVTLAEHRAAWAERAQVRDELDGLVSRAQDRAREAELLRLGLAEVDRVAPQPGEDVALAEEADRLGHAEDLRAAAAGAHTALVGDEDATDTVSAAALVDEARRQLEHGGAHDPALAALAVRAAEAGYLLADVATELSAYVQDLQADPARLDAVQRRRAELGTLTRTYGADVDAVLAWATSAAERLLDLEGGDERIAALRERLVALDARVEDLAARITGARSRAAGELARAVTDELAGLAMAGASLTVDVRPADEPGPSGADAVEMLLVPHAGAPARPLGRGASGGELSRVMLALEVALATAEGSHVPGTFVFDEVDAGVGGRAATEVGRRLSRLARTAQVVVVTHLAQVAAFADQHLVVTKSVADGVDVVTESDVRAVTGEDRVRELARMLSGQDGSATARAHAAELLAQSVGR, encoded by the coding sequence GTGATCGAGGAGATCCGGATCGACGACCTCGGCGTCATCGGACGCGCCCAGGTGCGCCTGGCGCCGGGCCTGACCGTGCTCACCGGCGAGACCGGGGCCGGCAAGACGATGGTCCTCACGGCCCTGTCGCTGCTGCTGGGCGGGCGGGCGGACCCCGCCACCGTCCGCACCGGCGCGCCGTCGGCCGCGGTCGAGGGACGTCTCGCGGTCCCCGACGACGCACCTGCGCTCGAGCGGGCCCGGGAGGCGGGCGCGGAGGTCGACGACGACGGGACCCTCGTGGTGCTGCGGACCGTCACCGCGAGCACGTCGGAGCAGTCGGGCCGGTCGCGGGCGTTCCTCGGGGGCCGGTCCGTGCCCCAGGGTGTGCTGGCCGAGATCGCGGACGAGCTCGTGACGGTGCACGGCCAGGCCGAGCAGATGCGGCTGCGGTCGCCGTCGCGGCAGCGGGCCGCGCTCGACGCGTTCGCCGGCACCGACCACGCCGTGACGCTCGCCGAGCACCGGGCCGCATGGGCCGAGCGGGCGCAGGTGCGCGACGAGCTCGACGGGCTGGTCTCCCGCGCGCAGGACCGCGCCCGGGAGGCCGAGCTGCTCCGGCTCGGGCTCGCGGAGGTCGACCGGGTCGCGCCGCAGCCCGGCGAGGACGTCGCGCTCGCCGAGGAGGCGGACCGGCTCGGGCACGCCGAGGACCTGCGCGCCGCCGCAGCCGGCGCGCACACCGCGCTGGTCGGCGACGAGGACGCCACGGACACCGTGTCCGCCGCGGCGCTCGTCGACGAGGCGCGCCGCCAGCTCGAGCACGGCGGTGCGCACGACCCCGCGCTCGCGGCGCTCGCGGTCCGCGCGGCCGAGGCGGGCTACCTGCTCGCGGACGTCGCCACGGAGCTGTCCGCGTACGTGCAGGACCTGCAGGCCGACCCCGCCCGCCTCGACGCCGTCCAGCGGCGTCGCGCGGAGCTGGGCACGCTCACCCGGACGTACGGCGCCGACGTCGACGCGGTGCTCGCGTGGGCGACGTCCGCCGCCGAGCGGCTCCTCGACCTCGAGGGGGGCGACGAGCGGATCGCGGCGCTGCGCGAGCGCCTCGTCGCGCTCGACGCCCGCGTCGAGGACCTCGCGGCACGGATCACCGGGGCCCGCAGCCGCGCGGCCGGCGAGCTCGCGCGTGCCGTCACCGACGAGCTCGCGGGCCTGGCGATGGCCGGGGCGAGCCTCACGGTGGACGTGCGACCGGCCGACGAGCCCGGTCCGTCCGGCGCCGACGCCGTCGAGATGCTGCTCGTCCCGCACGCGGGGGCGCCGGCACGCCCGCTCGGCCGCGGCGCGTCCGGCGGCGAGCTGTCCCGCGTCATGCTCGCGCTGGAGGTGGCGCTGGCCACGGCCGAGGGGTCGCACGTGCCCGGGACCTTCGTCTTCGACGAGGTCGACGCGGGGGTCGGCGGGCGCGCGGCGACCGAGGTCGGCCGGCGCCTGTCCCGGCTGGCCCGGACCGCGCAGGTCGTGGTGGTGACGCACCTGGCGCAGGTCGCGGCGTTCGCGGACCAGCACCTCGTGGTGACGAAGTCGGTCGCGGACGGCGTCGACGTCGTCACCGAGTCCGACGTGCGGGCCGTGACCGGCGAGGACCGCGTGCGTGAGCTGGCCCGGATGCTGTCGGGCCAGGACGGCTCGGCGACCGCGCGGGCCCACGCGGCGGAGCTGCTGGCCCAGTCCGTGGGACGATGA
- a CDS encoding copper transporter, translated as MIDFRYHLVSLISVFLALAVGIALGAGPLEETIGETLTGQVEVLRVEKDELRAALDATENDLAASNAFADASGERMLVGALPERRVAVVVLGEVPEERLTAIDDRLAQAGADVTTVVTLAPAWTDPDAQTFRDALASPLVDLLAEPPAQDAGTEAVLADALVEALSVADPADPDAPSADAAALLDLLATGDEPLLTVQGDAGAPADALVVLAADPVVPDEESPAAETATEGVSAQLAVLDAAARLTEGVVLADGPRTADSLTTAVIGGDLAGTVTTVQRVDQVVGQVLVPLALAADIAGETGHHGYGDDLTVLPPAVELAPVDRSVEGAGTEQGEATQGDQ; from the coding sequence GTGATCGACTTCCGGTACCACCTCGTCTCCCTGATCTCCGTGTTCCTCGCGCTCGCGGTCGGCATCGCCCTCGGCGCCGGTCCGCTGGAGGAGACCATCGGGGAGACCCTCACCGGCCAGGTCGAGGTGCTGCGCGTCGAGAAGGACGAGCTGCGCGCCGCCCTCGACGCCACGGAGAACGACCTGGCGGCGTCCAACGCGTTCGCCGACGCGTCGGGCGAGCGGATGCTCGTCGGCGCGCTGCCCGAGCGTCGCGTCGCGGTCGTCGTCCTCGGCGAGGTGCCCGAGGAGCGGCTGACCGCGATCGACGACCGGCTCGCGCAGGCGGGCGCCGACGTGACGACCGTCGTGACGCTCGCCCCTGCCTGGACCGACCCGGACGCGCAGACGTTCCGCGACGCGCTCGCCAGCCCGCTCGTGGACCTGCTCGCGGAGCCGCCGGCCCAGGACGCCGGGACCGAGGCCGTGCTCGCCGACGCCCTGGTCGAGGCGCTGTCGGTGGCGGACCCCGCCGACCCCGACGCCCCCTCGGCGGACGCCGCCGCCCTGCTCGACCTGCTCGCGACCGGCGACGAGCCGCTCCTCACCGTGCAGGGCGACGCGGGTGCTCCCGCCGACGCGCTCGTCGTGCTCGCCGCCGACCCCGTGGTGCCGGACGAGGAGTCGCCGGCCGCGGAGACCGCCACGGAGGGCGTCTCGGCGCAGCTCGCCGTGCTCGACGCGGCGGCCCGCCTCACGGAGGGCGTCGTGCTCGCCGACGGCCCGCGGACCGCGGACAGCCTGACGACCGCTGTGATCGGCGGGGACCTCGCCGGCACGGTGACGACGGTCCAGCGGGTCGACCAGGTCGTCGGTCAGGTGCTCGTCCCCCTCGCGCTCGCCGCGGACATCGCCGGCGAGACCGGGCACCACGGCTACGGCGACGACCTCACCGTGCTGCCGCCCGCCGTCGAGCTGGCGCCCGTGGACCGCAGCGTCGAGGGTGCCGGCACCGAGCAGGGCGAGGCGACGCAGGGCGACCAGTGA
- a CDS encoding HAD-IIA family hydrolase: MSGAGLIGTGLAPAEEFDLALVDLDGVAYRGHEPIDGAAEGLAEARARGMRLVFVTNNASREPEAVAEQLTGLRIPTSRDEVMTAAQAAAELLATRVAPGERVLVVGGAGLSTAVRAKGYEIVASADDEPVAVVQGFAPELGWAQLAEAAYAVQRGAWHVASNLDLSLPTARGYAPGNGSLVGAVVAATGVQPASAGKPAPTMYRLAVERAGAQRPLVVGDRLDTDLAGARSGGMVGLHVLTGVSSARDDVLAAPGERPHLIGADLLALLVPHPVPAPDAGWWVCRGAAARVVDGGLELRGGGEDPVDLVRAACAAAWASADAGSPVDPATVPDLPAS, encoded by the coding sequence GTGAGCGGTGCAGGGCTGATCGGGACCGGGCTGGCGCCCGCGGAGGAGTTCGACCTCGCGCTCGTCGACCTCGACGGCGTGGCCTACCGGGGGCACGAGCCCATCGACGGGGCGGCTGAGGGGCTGGCGGAGGCACGGGCCCGCGGGATGCGGCTGGTGTTCGTCACCAACAACGCCTCCCGCGAGCCCGAGGCCGTGGCCGAGCAGCTCACGGGGCTGCGCATCCCGACGTCGCGCGACGAGGTGATGACCGCCGCGCAGGCCGCCGCCGAGCTCCTCGCCACCCGGGTCGCCCCGGGGGAGCGCGTGCTCGTCGTCGGCGGCGCCGGCCTGTCGACCGCGGTGCGTGCCAAGGGGTACGAGATCGTGGCCTCTGCGGACGACGAGCCCGTCGCCGTCGTGCAGGGCTTCGCCCCCGAGCTGGGCTGGGCCCAGCTCGCCGAGGCCGCCTACGCGGTCCAGCGGGGGGCGTGGCACGTGGCCTCGAACCTGGACCTGAGCCTGCCCACGGCGCGGGGGTACGCCCCGGGCAACGGGTCGCTGGTCGGCGCGGTCGTGGCGGCCACCGGGGTGCAGCCGGCCTCGGCCGGCAAGCCCGCGCCGACTATGTACCGGCTCGCCGTCGAGCGGGCCGGGGCGCAGCGCCCGCTCGTCGTCGGCGACCGGCTCGACACCGACCTCGCGGGCGCGCGCTCCGGCGGCATGGTCGGTCTGCACGTGCTGACCGGCGTCTCGAGCGCACGCGACGACGTGCTGGCGGCGCCGGGCGAGCGCCCGCACCTCATCGGCGCCGACCTCCTCGCGCTGCTCGTGCCGCACCCGGTCCCGGCTCCCGACGCGGGATGGTGGGTGTGCCGCGGTGCGGCGGCGCGCGTCGTCGACGGAGGTCTCGAGCTCCGCGGCGGCGGCGAGGACCCGGTGGACCTCGTGCGTGCCGCGTGCGCAGCCGCGTGGGCCTCGGCGGACGCCGGATCCCCGGTCGACCCCGCGACGGTTCCTGACCTGCCCGCGTCCTGA
- the steA gene encoding putative cytokinetic ring protein SteA translates to MRVSLRRRASVPTGAGLAGTARVDPRTKALTKRLRPGDVAVVDHLDLDRVSAEALVACQPAAVLNAARSTSGRYPNLGPEILVTAGVPLVDDLGPDVMTVPEGHVLRVVDGAVYDGETLVAEGVLQTPESVAATMEEARAGLSVQLESFAANTMDYLRRERDLLLDGVGVPDIDTVIDGRQVLIVVRGYHYKEDLVTLRSYIREYRPVLIGVDGGADAILDAGWRPDMIVGDMDSVSDRSLRCGAEIVVHAYRDGRAPGLARVEQLGVPHVVFPATGTSEDVAMLLADDKGAELIVAVGTHATLVEFLDKGRAGMASTFLTRLRVGGKLIDAKGVSRLYQHRISNLQLTLLVLAGLFALGVALASTAAGQTLLGLTGARIDDMVSWVRSLLSGAP, encoded by the coding sequence ATGAGAGTCTCCCTGCGCAGACGCGCGTCCGTCCCCACCGGTGCCGGGCTGGCCGGCACCGCCCGCGTCGACCCCCGGACCAAGGCGCTCACCAAGCGCCTGCGGCCCGGTGACGTCGCCGTCGTCGACCACCTCGACCTCGACCGGGTGTCCGCGGAGGCGCTGGTCGCGTGCCAGCCCGCCGCGGTGCTGAACGCGGCCCGGTCGACGTCCGGCCGGTACCCGAACCTCGGGCCCGAGATCCTGGTGACCGCGGGCGTGCCCCTCGTCGACGACCTGGGACCCGACGTGATGACCGTGCCCGAGGGCCACGTGCTGCGGGTCGTCGACGGTGCGGTCTACGACGGCGAGACGCTCGTCGCCGAGGGCGTGCTGCAGACGCCCGAGTCCGTCGCGGCCACGATGGAGGAGGCCCGCGCCGGGCTCTCGGTCCAGCTCGAGTCCTTCGCCGCCAACACGATGGACTACCTGCGGCGGGAGCGGGACCTGCTCCTCGACGGTGTCGGGGTCCCCGACATCGACACCGTCATCGACGGCCGGCAGGTGCTCATCGTGGTGCGCGGGTACCACTACAAGGAGGACCTGGTCACGCTCCGGTCGTACATCCGTGAGTACCGTCCGGTGCTCATCGGCGTCGACGGGGGAGCGGACGCGATCCTCGACGCCGGCTGGCGGCCCGACATGATCGTCGGCGACATGGACTCCGTCTCGGACCGCTCGCTGCGGTGCGGGGCGGAGATCGTCGTGCACGCGTACCGGGACGGCCGCGCCCCCGGCCTGGCGCGCGTCGAGCAGCTCGGCGTCCCCCACGTGGTGTTCCCCGCCACGGGCACGAGCGAGGACGTGGCGATGCTCCTCGCCGACGACAAGGGCGCCGAGCTCATCGTCGCCGTGGGCACGCACGCCACGCTGGTCGAGTTCCTCGACAAGGGGCGGGCCGGCATGGCCAGCACCTTCCTGACCCGTCTGCGCGTCGGCGGCAAGCTCATCGACGCCAAGGGCGTCTCCCGGCTGTACCAGCACCGGATCTCGAACCTCCAGCTCACGCTGCTCGTCCTCGCCGGGCTCTTCGCCCTCGGTGTGGCGCTGGCGTCGACCGCCGCCGGGCAGACGCTGCTCGGGCTCACCGGCGCCCGCATCGACGACATGGTCTCGTGGGTGCGCTCGCTGCTGAGCGGCGCGCCATGA
- a CDS encoding uridine kinase, which yields MTLDQAPAAAGGADPGDGSASAVAAQLVAGLLDGPARLGRVRLVTVDGPAGSGKTTTAARLVAAAAEAGRSAAVVHMDDLYAGWDGFEPTLWPRVRTQVADPLRRGWAGRFQRYDWGLARFDGWVDVPPVDVLVLEGCGSCPRAVDPLTSLRLWVEAPPAVRLARGLARDGAAAEPHWRTWMRDEQAHFAAQGTRGRCDVVLDAFGMMAG from the coding sequence ATGACCCTGGACCAGGCTCCGGCTGCGGCGGGCGGTGCGGACCCCGGCGACGGGTCGGCGTCGGCCGTCGCCGCGCAGCTGGTGGCCGGGCTCCTGGACGGGCCGGCCCGGCTCGGACGCGTCCGGCTCGTCACGGTGGACGGTCCGGCCGGCTCGGGGAAGACGACCACGGCGGCCCGTCTCGTCGCGGCGGCCGCCGAGGCGGGCCGCTCGGCGGCGGTCGTGCACATGGACGACCTGTACGCCGGGTGGGACGGCTTCGAGCCGACCCTGTGGCCGCGGGTCCGCACCCAGGTCGCCGACCCCCTGCGCCGGGGCTGGGCCGGGCGCTTCCAGCGGTACGACTGGGGGCTCGCGCGCTTCGACGGCTGGGTCGACGTCCCGCCCGTCGACGTCCTCGTGCTCGAGGGCTGCGGCTCCTGCCCGCGCGCGGTCGACCCGCTGACGTCGCTGCGCCTGTGGGTCGAGGCCCCGCCGGCCGTGCGCCTGGCCCGCGGGCTCGCGCGCGACGGCGCGGCGGCCGAGCCGCACTGGCGCACGTGGATGCGCGACGAGCAGGCGCACTTCGCCGCGCAGGGCACGCGGGGGCGCTGCGACGTCGTGCTGGACGCGTTTGGCATGATGGCCGGGTGA